The proteins below come from a single uncultured Dethiosulfovibrio sp. genomic window:
- the der gene encoding ribosome biogenesis GTPase Der codes for MAIVTIVGRPNVGKSSLFNRLIKERKAIVDDMPGVTRDRLYGDVEWRGQKFYLVDTGGLLLRDEDPIMEGMKGQILLAMEESDAIIFAIDGREGITWMDEDIAMVIRKGSPKPVIVAVNKLDDMKFDELVYDAYPLGFEDVIGVSAIHARGVDDLLDRVTEILPDGRIEDEDEGEIKVALIGRPNVGKSSILNQLLGENRSLVSDVPGTTRDSIDSLIELSDGTKIRLIDTAGLRKKSRFKDDIEYYSFVRTMESLDRCDVSILVMDGSEGVTDQDKKLAASVVERGKGIVLAMNKWDLLKGTSERLGDEQRDLVRDSLGFVSHAPLLFTSAKTGRGLGEKVLEQVIGVYERRKGRVSTTKLNGLLRDILAFERLPSDKKGKLLRIYYCTQADSAPPTFVFFVNERDIVTRSFENHMVNQIRKLGDYDGVPIRLFWRNSDGKKR; via the coding sequence ATGGCAATAGTTACTATTGTAGGCCGTCCCAACGTAGGGAAGTCCTCACTTTTTAACCGTCTCATAAAGGAGCGAAAGGCTATCGTAGACGATATGCCCGGGGTTACCAGAGACAGGCTTTACGGTGACGTAGAGTGGCGAGGTCAGAAATTTTATCTGGTGGATACAGGGGGCCTTCTCCTCAGGGACGAGGATCCCATCATGGAGGGTATGAAGGGACAGATCCTCCTGGCTATGGAGGAGAGCGACGCTATTATCTTCGCTATAGACGGAAGAGAGGGTATCACCTGGATGGACGAAGATATCGCCATGGTGATAAGAAAGGGATCTCCTAAGCCGGTTATCGTGGCCGTAAACAAGCTGGACGATATGAAGTTCGACGAGCTTGTCTACGACGCCTATCCTCTGGGGTTTGAGGACGTCATAGGTGTCAGCGCAATTCACGCTAGAGGTGTCGACGATCTCCTCGACAGGGTGACCGAGATACTGCCCGATGGAAGGATAGAGGACGAGGACGAAGGGGAGATAAAAGTCGCCTTGATAGGCCGCCCGAACGTAGGTAAATCGAGCATACTTAACCAACTGCTTGGGGAGAACCGGTCTTTGGTCAGCGACGTGCCCGGAACAACTCGGGACTCTATAGACTCTCTCATAGAGCTTTCCGATGGAACGAAGATCAGGTTGATAGATACCGCAGGGCTTAGGAAGAAAAGCCGTTTCAAGGACGATATAGAGTATTACTCTTTTGTCCGTACCATGGAGAGTCTCGATCGGTGTGATGTGTCTATTCTGGTGATGGACGGCTCGGAAGGGGTTACCGATCAGGATAAAAAGCTTGCCGCATCGGTTGTGGAGCGAGGAAAAGGCATAGTTTTAGCCATGAACAAGTGGGATCTTCTCAAAGGGACTTCCGAGAGGCTAGGAGATGAGCAAAGGGATCTTGTGAGAGATTCTCTCGGCTTTGTGAGCCACGCTCCACTGCTGTTCACCTCCGCTAAAACAGGCAGAGGTTTAGGGGAAAAAGTCCTGGAGCAGGTTATAGGGGTCTATGAGCGTCGAAAAGGCAGGGTCAGCACCACCAAGCTTAACGGCCTTCTCAGGGATATCCTGGCCTTCGAGAGATTGCCTTCGGATAAAAAAGGCAAGTTGCTTCGGATCTACTACTGCACCCAGGCGGACTCAGCTCCCCCTACTTTTGTCTTCTTCGTCAACGAGAGAGATATAGTCACTCGCTCCTTTGAGAATCACATGGTAAACCAGATAAGGAAGCTTGGAGACTACGATGGAGTCCCGATACGACTTTTTTGGAGAAATAGCGACGGAAAAAAGCGATAA
- the coaBC gene encoding bifunctional phosphopantothenoylcysteine decarboxylase/phosphopantothenate--cysteine ligase CoaBC → MSLGSKKTNVLLCVTGGIAAYKAPHMVRGFVQLGWEVKVVLTDSAEAFVSPMVLATLSSNRVWMDRDFLSVEGGSQIPHISLAEWADVIIIAPCTADTASRLAVGAGGKLLDSTVLATKAPVLVFPAMNVNMLNHPATRENLKKLQELGYEVIDPDSGDLACGYEGQGRLPDREVIVEEAKRAVSVRDMEGLSVVVTAGPTREFMDPVRFISNPSSGKMGYSLAKTAWYRGADVELITGPVSVSSPHGVRVTKVVSALDMMDAAVESMAGCDIMVKAAAVGDYRFTSVSEKKIKRKGTDSVEITMINNPDIAAKLGSIKKSDQTLVGFAAETDNLLSNATEKLKSKGLDMIAANDLTEEGSGFDSETNKVTLLDREGSLKKISGTKEDVADMIWDRVLEIRGKA, encoded by the coding sequence ATGAGCTTGGGATCGAAGAAGACTAACGTTCTTCTGTGCGTCACAGGAGGTATCGCTGCGTACAAAGCCCCTCACATGGTGAGGGGCTTTGTACAGCTAGGGTGGGAGGTAAAGGTTGTTCTGACCGACAGTGCCGAGGCCTTTGTCAGCCCTATGGTTCTAGCTACTTTGTCCAGTAACAGGGTTTGGATGGATCGGGACTTTCTATCCGTAGAGGGTGGAAGCCAGATTCCACACATCTCCCTGGCGGAGTGGGCTGACGTAATTATAATAGCCCCCTGTACCGCCGATACTGCGTCAAGGCTTGCGGTCGGTGCTGGGGGAAAGCTGTTGGATAGCACCGTGTTGGCCACTAAAGCTCCGGTTTTGGTGTTTCCCGCTATGAACGTAAACATGCTCAATCACCCTGCTACCAGAGAGAACCTCAAAAAACTCCAGGAGTTGGGCTATGAGGTGATAGATCCCGATTCCGGCGATCTAGCCTGTGGCTACGAGGGGCAGGGGCGTCTACCCGACAGGGAAGTCATCGTCGAGGAGGCTAAAAGAGCGGTTTCGGTGAGGGATATGGAGGGACTATCGGTGGTGGTCACCGCCGGTCCTACCAGAGAGTTTATGGATCCCGTAAGGTTTATCTCAAACCCTAGTTCCGGTAAAATGGGATATTCTTTGGCCAAAACTGCCTGGTACAGAGGAGCTGATGTGGAGCTTATAACAGGTCCTGTCTCTGTGTCCTCTCCTCACGGAGTTAGAGTAACCAAGGTGGTATCCGCTTTGGACATGATGGATGCCGCTGTGGAGTCTATGGCTGGCTGTGATATTATGGTCAAGGCTGCGGCGGTAGGCGATTATCGTTTTACCTCGGTCTCGGAGAAAAAGATAAAGAGGAAAGGGACCGATTCGGTAGAGATAACTATGATAAATAACCCCGATATAGCGGCAAAATTGGGATCTATAAAGAAGTCTGACCAGACCTTAGTCGGCTTTGCCGCTGAGACCGATAATCTCCTCTCCAACGCTACGGAAAAGCTAAAGTCCAAGGGCTTGGATATGATAGCCGCTAACGACCTAACCGAGGAAGGCAGTGGCTTCGACTCGGAAACCAATAAAGTGACTCTCCTCGATCGGGAAGGTTCTCTCAAAAAAATCTCTGGCACTAAAGAGGATGTAGCGGATATGATCTGGGATAGGGTACTGGAGATCAGGGGAAAAGCCTGA
- a CDS encoding DNA-directed RNA polymerase subunit omega, which translates to MRFFDIDKIQRNSGISNKYLLTSVVAMRARKLSEDKGSVPLDEKGRGEKFISTALAELENDSLSITFDIPGIDGGECRDELGIEED; encoded by the coding sequence ATGCGTTTTTTTGATATCGATAAAATACAGCGAAACTCCGGAATCAGCAATAAATACCTTCTTACCTCTGTGGTGGCTATGAGAGCTAGAAAGCTCAGTGAGGATAAAGGGAGTGTCCCTTTGGACGAAAAAGGTAGAGGGGAGAAGTTTATCTCCACCGCTTTAGCGGAGCTTGAGAACGATAGTCTCTCTATCACTTTCGACATTCCCGGCATCGACGGGGGAGAGTGTCGCGATGAGCTTGGGATCGAAGAAGACTAA
- the gmk gene encoding guanylate kinase — MDERGRGLLFVLSGPSGAGKGTVRKEVFRRIEGLSFSISCTTRLPRHGERDGVDYRFISRESFLEMVDRGEFLEWAEVHGNLYGTLWHDVDKILDDGRDVVLEIDVQGALQVMNKCDDVVSIFLSPPSTEELERRLRARGSEDEDTIALRLKNALKEMEELDKYDHVVINDDLNGAVVEMERLVGLYRGNDKRRVD; from the coding sequence ATGGATGAAAGAGGTAGAGGTCTACTTTTTGTCCTTTCCGGTCCCAGTGGGGCGGGCAAGGGAACGGTTCGCAAAGAGGTTTTTCGCCGTATAGAGGGTCTTTCCTTCTCCATATCCTGCACCACCAGGCTTCCTCGACATGGCGAGAGGGACGGCGTCGATTATCGGTTTATATCCCGAGAGTCTTTCCTTGAGATGGTGGACCGTGGGGAGTTTCTGGAATGGGCGGAGGTCCATGGAAATCTCTACGGAACTCTGTGGCACGATGTGGATAAAATTTTAGACGATGGCAGAGACGTCGTACTGGAGATCGATGTCCAAGGAGCACTTCAGGTGATGAATAAGTGTGACGATGTGGTTTCGATTTTTCTCTCCCCCCCTTCTACCGAAGAGCTTGAGAGAAGGTTGAGGGCTAGAGGGTCGGAGGACGAAGATACCATCGCCTTAAGGCTTAAAAACGCCTTGAAGGAAATGGAAGAGCTGGATAAGTACGATCACGTGGTGATAAACGACGATCTTAACGGTGCTGTCGTGGAGATGGAGAGGCTCGTCGGCCTTTATCGTGGCAATGATAAGAGGAGAGTCGATTAA
- a CDS encoding DUF370 domain-containing protein: MAQRLVHIGFGNMVVADRVISIIHPSSAPMKRLKEEAKETGRLIDATQGRKTRAILVTDSNHVILSAIQPETIVHRFDEDECDG; encoded by the coding sequence GTGGCTCAGAGGCTGGTACATATAGGTTTTGGAAATATGGTAGTAGCAGATAGGGTTATAAGCATTATCCACCCTTCCTCCGCTCCTATGAAAAGGTTGAAGGAAGAGGCTAAGGAGACAGGAAGGCTTATCGACGCTACTCAGGGAAGAAAGACCAGGGCTATTTTGGTGACAGACAGCAATCACGTTATCTTGTCCGCCATTCAGCCTGAGACCATAGTCCACAGGTTTGACGAGGATGAATGCGATGGATGA
- a CDS encoding YicC/YloC family endoribonuclease, giving the protein MLTSMTGFSRVSLDRDWGSLSVEIFSVNSRYLEVFVKTGRDLMSEEPCIHSAVKKRLNRGKVQVRVELSWSSRYKAGNINSDVLSGYASELKSIGENLGYQGTISLEGLLQLPGVTEPPSLSPSVRDELGGSLRELMESALDGLISMRKTEGDELKRDIESHLDRYRSLVEKISLSWRDGADRAFEALKDRVEAVSERFSCSIDEGRLAQEMTFIADKWDISEEISRTESHLGQFLGAMSEDGPMGRKLDFLLQEMNRELNTMGSKVSDSEIRWLVVEGKTVLERIREQVQNVE; this is encoded by the coding sequence ATGCTTACCAGTATGACCGGTTTTAGCCGTGTGTCTTTGGACAGGGACTGGGGGTCTCTTTCGGTGGAGATATTTTCGGTGAACTCCAGGTATCTTGAGGTTTTTGTTAAAACAGGTCGAGATCTGATGTCCGAGGAACCTTGCATCCATTCTGCCGTAAAGAAGAGGCTGAACAGAGGTAAGGTACAGGTTCGAGTGGAGCTTTCCTGGTCCTCCAGGTACAAAGCAGGCAATATAAATTCCGATGTCCTTTCAGGCTATGCCTCGGAGCTAAAGTCTATCGGGGAGAACCTTGGCTATCAGGGGACGATCTCTCTAGAGGGCCTTCTTCAGCTTCCTGGAGTCACCGAACCTCCCTCTCTTTCCCCCTCCGTAAGGGACGAGCTCGGCGGATCTTTGAGGGAGCTTATGGAATCAGCTCTAGACGGTCTTATATCTATGAGGAAGACCGAGGGAGATGAGCTTAAAAGGGATATAGAGAGCCATCTCGATCGGTACAGATCGCTGGTGGAAAAAATATCCCTATCCTGGAGAGACGGCGCGGACAGGGCTTTTGAGGCCCTTAAAGACAGGGTTGAAGCTGTCTCCGAGAGATTTAGCTGCTCTATAGATGAGGGACGTCTGGCACAGGAGATGACTTTTATAGCCGATAAGTGGGATATCTCCGAGGAGATCAGCAGGACAGAAAGCCATCTAGGACAGTTTCTAGGGGCTATGTCTGAGGACGGTCCTATGGGTAGAAAGCTCGATTTCCTGCTTCAGGAGATGAACAGGGAGCTGAATACTATGGGCTCTAAGGTCTCCGATAGCGAGATAAGGTGGCTTGTTGTGGAGGGTAAGACGGTCCTTGAGAGGATTCGTGAGCAGGTTCAGAACGTGGAGTGA
- the hflX gene encoding GTPase HflX, with amino-acid sequence MQSQIRRSIIVSIDRGDGSDERLLSELELLLENLDVHVVDQVIQRRRSPDPGTLIGKGKVSLLKDLCEGSDVDLIVSDIPLSPRQRGALRALTGREVWDRPLVIMKIFEERARTSEAKLQVELARCRYELPHLRGLGHQMSRLGGGIGTRGPGETEFEIHRRKLERRIRDIDRKLAQLEKRRSELRKKRLNSGIPVVSLVGYTNSGKSTLLRRMSKDEAVYVADALFATLDTAVRSVSLSDGFSALMVDTVGFIRDLPPSLISAFRTTLEETVFADLLMVLLDGTDPQVMDTLDVVRSTLIDVGGAEIPRVILLNKTDVMDHEAVKNLQTRIKGEGERVLAISAEKGSLFELENFLIQELSGKAFDGQKGG; translated from the coding sequence TTGCAAAGTCAGATTCGTAGGTCGATTATCGTCTCAATCGACAGAGGAGACGGAAGCGACGAAAGGCTCCTCTCTGAACTGGAGTTACTCCTGGAAAACCTCGACGTTCACGTGGTGGATCAGGTTATACAGAGACGAAGATCCCCGGATCCAGGGACCCTGATAGGCAAGGGCAAGGTCTCTTTGCTGAAGGATCTGTGCGAAGGCTCTGACGTCGACCTTATAGTCAGCGATATCCCCCTTTCTCCTAGACAGAGAGGTGCGCTGAGGGCTTTGACCGGGAGAGAGGTCTGGGATAGACCTCTGGTCATAATGAAGATCTTCGAGGAACGGGCCAGAACATCGGAGGCTAAGCTTCAGGTGGAACTGGCCCGATGTCGCTATGAATTGCCCCATCTCAGAGGGCTGGGACACCAGATGTCCCGGTTAGGCGGAGGTATCGGAACTAGAGGTCCAGGGGAGACGGAGTTCGAGATCCATAGACGGAAGCTGGAGAGAAGGATAAGGGACATAGACAGGAAGCTGGCTCAGCTGGAAAAAAGGAGATCGGAGCTGAGGAAAAAAAGGCTTAACTCCGGTATTCCTGTAGTTTCCCTGGTAGGTTACACCAACAGCGGCAAGTCAACTCTGTTGCGTAGGATGTCAAAGGACGAGGCGGTTTACGTAGCCGACGCTCTTTTCGCCACCCTCGATACGGCAGTGAGATCGGTATCCCTGTCCGATGGATTCTCTGCTCTGATGGTCGATACGGTAGGATTCATAAGAGACCTGCCTCCTTCGTTGATTTCTGCCTTCCGTACTACACTGGAGGAGACGGTGTTTGCCGATCTGCTGATGGTCCTCCTGGACGGCACCGACCCTCAGGTTATGGATACCCTTGACGTGGTTCGATCGACCCTTATCGATGTAGGTGGGGCGGAGATCCCTAGGGTGATCCTTTTAAACAAGACCGACGTTATGGACCATGAAGCTGTAAAAAACCTTCAAACCAGGATAAAAGGCGAAGGTGAGAGGGTTCTGGCGATAAGTGCGGAAAAAGGATCTCTCTTTGAGCTGGAGAATTTTTTGATTCAAGAGCTCTCTGGAAAGGCTTTCGATGGCCAGAAAGGAGGTTAA
- a CDS encoding lysophospholipid acyltransferase family protein, producing the protein MISFKDRVIYQIVRLFCLFFLKLHNRISVRGLENVPSLPPFIMAVNHCSNLDPVVVGAAFPHRLRYLAKVELFQGSKIFAWLLRTLGAIPVSRESSQSAGGALKTFLQLIEDGQAVLLFPEGARSIDGRLKPLEGGVALLAMKSGVPVVPVYISGTHRAMPVGASRIGWNKVSITFGEPIEPKALADGVAVREARSIFLKELESRLSSMEQLYLAKSDS; encoded by the coding sequence ATGATTAGCTTTAAGGATAGGGTTATCTATCAGATAGTTCGGCTTTTTTGCCTGTTTTTTCTCAAGCTCCATAACAGGATCTCCGTCCGAGGACTTGAGAATGTTCCCTCTCTGCCTCCTTTCATAATGGCGGTGAACCACTGTAGTAATTTGGATCCTGTCGTAGTAGGTGCAGCTTTTCCCCATAGGCTCAGATATCTCGCTAAGGTGGAGCTATTTCAGGGATCGAAGATTTTTGCCTGGTTACTCCGCACTTTAGGTGCTATTCCTGTGAGCAGAGAGTCCTCCCAGAGCGCAGGAGGGGCCCTTAAGACCTTTCTTCAGCTCATAGAGGACGGGCAGGCGGTGCTCCTCTTTCCCGAGGGCGCTAGGTCCATCGACGGAAGGCTTAAGCCTCTCGAGGGAGGGGTGGCCCTTCTGGCCATGAAAAGTGGCGTCCCTGTGGTGCCTGTGTACATATCGGGAACCCATCGTGCGATGCCCGTCGGCGCCAGCAGAATCGGCTGGAACAAGGTATCCATAACCTTTGGAGAGCCTATCGAGCCTAAAGCCCTTGCCGATGGAGTCGCTGTAAGGGAGGCGAGGTCGATTTTTCTCAAAGAGCTGGAGTCGAGACTTTCCTCCATGGAGCAGCTTTACCTTGCAAAGTCAGATTCGTAG
- the cmk gene encoding (d)CMP kinase: protein MTSKNIVITIDGPAGAGKSSVARGVAKRLGLSYLDTGALYRAIAYTLDKAAIPPKEGESLSSTLRDLSVALASGRVFVDGKDVTDLIRNPLVDSLASKYSALPSVRARLLDIQREQVLGGGLVADGRDMGTVVFPLAPLKIFLTASEEVRARRRFDELVSRGQVDVGFDSVLEDIKTRDRSDRERSCSPLVEAPDSVVLDSSSLSVDQVVDRIVSLAEGARSDD, encoded by the coding sequence ATGACGTCTAAAAATATAGTTATAACCATCGATGGGCCTGCCGGTGCGGGAAAAAGCTCGGTGGCCAGAGGTGTAGCTAAAAGACTGGGGCTTTCCTATCTAGATACAGGAGCTCTCTACAGGGCTATCGCCTATACTTTGGATAAAGCGGCGATTCCTCCTAAGGAGGGAGAGTCTCTTTCCTCGACTTTGAGGGATCTTTCGGTAGCCTTGGCCTCCGGCAGGGTTTTCGTGGACGGTAAAGATGTAACCGACCTGATAAGAAATCCTCTGGTCGATTCTCTGGCGTCAAAATACTCCGCACTGCCTTCTGTGAGGGCGAGGCTTCTCGATATACAGAGGGAACAGGTCTTAGGCGGTGGTCTCGTCGCCGACGGAAGGGATATGGGGACGGTGGTGTTTCCCTTAGCACCGCTAAAGATCTTCCTGACCGCTTCCGAGGAGGTGCGAGCCCGCAGAAGGTTCGATGAGCTTGTCTCGAGAGGGCAGGTCGACGTCGGTTTTGACTCGGTTTTAGAGGATATAAAGACGAGAGATCGTTCCGACAGAGAGAGGTCCTGCTCCCCTCTCGTCGAGGCTCCTGACTCTGTGGTACTGGATTCCTCCTCTCTCTCCGTCGATCAGGTAGTGGATCGAATTGTCTCTTTAGCTGAAGGAGCTCGTTCCGATGATTAG
- a CDS encoding HDOD domain-containing protein, translating into MDDRTRQLIQNRILGRLKEVKSFPQFVVETLKMLDNPESSAHNVADSLSKDEGLVIRTLKLANSAFYGLPRRISSIQEAVALLGYKTIKNIVIAATVYQRMDNSFAGYALDRGDLWRHSLSVAYAARYIAETTKCCVPDDAYIAGMLHAIGKIVLNDYIKFGYQIIVRIVDSDKVPFVDAERMVLGFDHAQVGAMMAEKWNLPESHQVAIQYQYIPDELPDEMMEHRGMVDVIHVANSMILMLGVGVGADGLQYPISEGSVSRLGLSGKEELLLSDLVDIMEKVSEEMEILEG; encoded by the coding sequence ATGGATGATCGGACCAGACAGCTGATACAGAACCGTATTCTAGGCAGGTTGAAGGAGGTAAAGTCCTTCCCTCAATTTGTCGTGGAAACCCTTAAGATGCTGGATAACCCGGAAAGCAGTGCTCACAACGTCGCCGATAGCCTCTCTAAGGACGAGGGACTGGTTATTCGTACCCTCAAACTGGCTAACTCGGCTTTTTACGGCCTGCCTCGCCGAATATCCAGCATACAGGAAGCGGTTGCGCTACTAGGGTATAAGACTATAAAGAATATCGTTATAGCCGCTACGGTGTACCAAAGGATGGACAATTCTTTTGCTGGGTACGCCCTGGATAGAGGAGATCTGTGGCGGCACTCTCTGAGCGTCGCTTATGCCGCTAGATATATAGCGGAGACAACAAAATGCTGTGTTCCCGACGATGCCTATATCGCCGGGATGTTACACGCCATAGGCAAGATCGTCTTAAACGATTACATCAAGTTTGGATATCAGATAATAGTCAGGATCGTCGATTCCGACAAGGTCCCTTTCGTGGATGCGGAGCGGATGGTTCTGGGCTTCGACCACGCTCAGGTTGGGGCTATGATGGCTGAAAAATGGAATCTCCCCGAATCCCATCAGGTTGCCATACAGTATCAGTATATTCCCGATGAGCTTCCTGACGAGATGATGGAGCACAGGGGAATGGTGGACGTGATCCACGTGGCCAACTCTATGATTCTGATGCTAGGTGTCGGTGTGGGAGCTGATGGACTTCAGTATCCTATATCCGAGGGATCGGTCTCAAGGTTGGGCCTATCCGGGAAGGAAGAGCTTCTCCTGTCCGATCTGGTGGATATCATGGAGAAGGTCTCTGAGGAGATGGAGATACTGGAGGGATAG
- a CDS encoding pseudouridine synthase, producing MRLNRYLALCGVASRRASESFIADGRVSIDGVTVFDPAKNVDPEDVVEVDGKPISLESLAYFIINKPKGYVCASSDRFDPTVLELIPEAEGLRLYPVGRLDKNSQGLLILTNDGDFCNELIHPSAGYTKTYELLLDEPPGPGVIGAWRKGVNLSGKTVVPVSLDVMDKEPFGRWLSIELSEGLKREIRAMASSFSLSVRILFRRKIGRMELRRLRSGEYRSIGLQEMWRAIRQGGIV from the coding sequence ATGAGACTTAATCGCTATTTAGCTCTTTGTGGTGTGGCCTCTCGAAGGGCCTCGGAATCTTTTATCGCCGATGGCAGGGTCTCTATCGATGGGGTTACCGTTTTCGATCCCGCTAAAAACGTCGATCCTGAGGACGTCGTTGAAGTGGACGGAAAGCCTATTTCCCTTGAGAGTTTGGCCTATTTCATCATAAATAAGCCTAAAGGGTATGTGTGTGCCTCCTCCGATCGATTCGACCCGACGGTTTTGGAGTTAATCCCTGAGGCGGAGGGGCTGAGGCTTTATCCTGTCGGAAGGCTGGACAAAAACAGCCAAGGTCTCCTCATTTTGACAAACGACGGGGATTTCTGTAACGAGCTTATCCATCCCAGTGCGGGCTATACCAAGACCTACGAGTTGCTTCTGGACGAACCTCCCGGTCCCGGTGTTATAGGTGCGTGGCGTAAAGGTGTAAATCTTTCCGGTAAAACGGTGGTGCCCGTCTCCCTCGATGTGATGGATAAGGAACCTTTTGGAAGATGGCTCTCCATCGAGCTCAGTGAGGGGCTAAAAAGGGAGATCAGAGCGATGGCCTCCTCTTTTTCTCTTTCCGTGCGTATCCTTTTTAGGCGAAAAATTGGTAGAATGGAACTAAGGAGACTCAGGTCAGGTGAATATCGCTCTATAGGGCTTCAGGAGATGTGGCGGGCTATCCGTCAAGGAGGAATCGTCTAG
- the scpB gene encoding SMC-Scp complex subunit ScpB, with protein MCSSIPKTDKGLLKQVEAVLFVASEGASVDQVASAVGLDVDRTLVALEDLSRSYSEGERGLEVVFLGGRWHLCTAPETCSSVDSFRENSERENIRLSKAALETLAVIAYNQPVTRSEVEEIRGVRCERVIDTLLTHGIIRISGRKKGTGSPLLYRTGESFLKVFGLGSISDLPTVAEIEELRSGGEVLNDET; from the coding sequence ATGTGCTCGTCTATCCCCAAAACCGATAAGGGGCTCTTAAAACAGGTCGAGGCGGTGTTGTTTGTCGCCTCGGAGGGGGCTTCCGTCGATCAGGTCGCTTCCGCTGTCGGGCTGGATGTCGATAGAACTCTGGTCGCCTTAGAGGATCTTTCTAGATCCTACTCGGAAGGCGAAAGAGGGCTGGAGGTTGTCTTTCTCGGAGGTCGATGGCATCTTTGTACCGCACCGGAGACCTGTAGTTCGGTGGATAGCTTTAGGGAGAACAGCGAGAGGGAAAACATCCGCCTCAGTAAAGCCGCTTTGGAGACTTTGGCTGTAATAGCTTATAATCAACCTGTTACAAGGTCAGAGGTGGAGGAGATAAGAGGTGTCCGTTGTGAGAGGGTTATAGATACCCTTTTGACCCACGGGATAATACGTATCTCCGGTCGAAAGAAGGGTACCGGGTCGCCTCTTCTGTACAGGACAGGAGAATCTTTTTTAAAGGTCTTCGGTCTTGGCTCTATCTCCGATCTACCTACTGTAGCGGAAATAGAGGAATTACGGTCGGGAGGTGAGGTTTTAAACGATGAGACTTAA
- a CDS encoding segregation/condensation protein A encodes MIRIEVEGFSGPLDLLCHLIESRELEANSISVAQIVRVYGAYHSRKGEVSIEMIASFLVQAASLVLEKAIALSPKVFDEEIWEDMDSDQEDLGPNLEDVLERYRPYRKAATVLADLQIEWSKRSFRSPFPLPPRYDIGDLYSLSSLWWELMKGKKSKTDDLWIDDSFAAVPPPIPDEVQVDKRMEIIIGQLEPDGVSLSFLLGENREVSSLVVTMLALLELSRKNMVFLEQKEMFGDVLVYPQNR; translated from the coding sequence ATGATTAGGATCGAGGTTGAGGGATTTTCCGGTCCTCTAGATCTCCTCTGTCACCTCATAGAGAGCAGAGAGCTGGAGGCAAACAGTATAAGCGTAGCTCAGATAGTAAGGGTCTACGGCGCCTATCACTCTCGGAAGGGGGAGGTCTCTATCGAGATGATCGCCTCTTTTCTGGTCCAGGCTGCCAGCTTGGTTCTGGAGAAGGCGATCGCCCTCAGCCCTAAGGTTTTCGATGAAGAGATCTGGGAGGACATGGACTCGGATCAGGAGGACCTCGGTCCTAACCTGGAGGATGTCCTGGAGAGGTACAGGCCTTACAGGAAGGCGGCCACTGTCCTGGCGGATCTACAGATCGAGTGGTCAAAAAGGTCTTTTCGGTCGCCTTTTCCTCTGCCTCCTAGGTACGATATAGGCGATCTTTACTCCCTATCCTCCCTTTGGTGGGAGTTGATGAAAGGGAAGAAAAGCAAAACCGACGATCTATGGATAGACGATTCCTTCGCCGCGGTTCCACCTCCTATTCCAGACGAGGTCCAAGTCGATAAACGTATGGAGATTATAATAGGACAGCTTGAACCTGACGGTGTATCTCTGTCTTTTCTGTTAGGGGAAAATCGGGAGGTCTCCTCTTTGGTGGTGACTATGCTGGCTCTTCTTGAGCTGTCGAGAAAAAATATGGTTTTTCTGGAGCAAAAGGAGATGTTTGGCGATGTGCTCGTCTATCCCCAAAACCGATAA